The following are encoded together in the Nocardioides okcheonensis genome:
- a CDS encoding methyltransferase domain-containing protein: MSTTREHASRTYCTVCGTMVSRRFRPGPDGRPDATCPRCRSLERHRFLALLLGMLAPDLRDLDLVVEIAPSRQTTPMLDRLGARRRISLDAGYDSRDVDALASVCRLPLRDASVDLLVCYHVLEHVPDDCAAMREIARVLSPDGIALLEVPIRVGVGTDEDVDAPEEERLRRFGQRDHVRWYGDDIDDRLSAAGLATVRVTPPALLGDAAVRWFGLMAGEVVWIARHGSGAAPAMLAGGPGTGLSVALDALITDLDHTRERLDRARARADRVAAQRDALRARLDRTREELAVARRGGVLTRLRRAVHL; this comes from the coding sequence GTGTCCACGACGCGCGAGCACGCCTCCCGGACCTACTGCACCGTGTGCGGGACCATGGTCTCGCGCCGCTTCCGGCCGGGCCCGGACGGTCGTCCCGACGCGACCTGCCCGCGCTGCCGCAGCCTCGAGCGGCACCGCTTCCTCGCGCTGCTGCTCGGCATGCTGGCGCCCGACCTGCGCGACCTCGACCTGGTCGTCGAGATCGCGCCGTCGCGCCAGACCACCCCGATGCTCGACCGGCTCGGCGCCCGCCGGCGGATCAGCCTGGACGCCGGCTACGACAGCCGCGACGTCGACGCCCTGGCCAGCGTCTGCCGGCTGCCGCTGCGCGACGCGTCGGTCGACCTGCTGGTCTGCTACCACGTGCTCGAGCACGTCCCCGACGACTGCGCGGCCATGCGCGAGATCGCGCGGGTGCTCAGCCCGGACGGGATCGCGCTGCTCGAGGTCCCGATCAGGGTCGGGGTCGGCACCGACGAGGACGTCGACGCGCCGGAGGAGGAGCGGCTGCGCCGCTTCGGCCAGCGCGACCACGTCCGGTGGTACGGCGACGACATCGACGACCGGCTCTCCGCGGCCGGGCTGGCGACCGTGCGGGTCACGCCGCCGGCGCTCCTCGGCGACGCCGCGGTCCGGTGGTTCGGCCTGATGGCGGGCGAGGTGGTGTGGATCGCCCGGCACGGCTCCGGCGCGGCGCCCGCGATGCTGGCGGGAGGTCCGGGGACGGGCCTGTCGGTCGCCCTCGACGCGCTCATCACCGACCTCGACCACACCCGCGAGCGGCTCGACCGTGCCCGGGCGCGCGCCGACCGCGTGGCGGCCCAGCGCGACGCGCTGCGGGCGCGGCTGGACCGCACGCGCGAGGAGCTCGCGGTCGCGCGGCGCGGCGGGGTGCTCACCCGGCTTCGCCGTGCGGTGCACCTCTGA
- a CDS encoding P-II family nitrogen regulator, protein MKLVTAVIKPHKWEDVREALETFGVAGMTVSEVSGYGRQKGHTEVYRGAEYDIALVPKIRIEIVVDDADADDVVGIVVKTAQTGRIGDGKVWVSPVETVVRVRTGEQDASAL, encoded by the coding sequence ATGAAGCTCGTGACCGCGGTCATCAAGCCGCACAAGTGGGAGGACGTCCGCGAGGCGCTCGAGACCTTCGGGGTCGCCGGGATGACGGTCTCCGAGGTGAGCGGCTACGGCCGCCAGAAGGGCCACACCGAGGTCTACCGCGGCGCGGAGTACGACATCGCGCTCGTGCCCAAGATCCGCATCGAGATCGTCGTCGACGACGCCGACGCCGACGACGTGGTCGGGATCGTGGTGAAGACCGCGCAGACCGGTCGCATCGGCGACGGGAAGGTCTGGGTCAGCCCGGTCGAGACCGTCGTGCGGGTCCGGACCGGCGAGCAGGACGCGTCCGCGCTCTGA
- the ftsY gene encoding signal recognition particle-docking protein FtsY, whose product MGDWIYLIVAIAVVGVLTLAGLLTAGRRRRELPPTGGTDVVAPPPAAPDTATGTATEAPPAPEVEAAPEAPAAPVVEKPEGTASRLVRLRQRLSRSQGGLGQGLLALLSRDRLDEDTWEEIEDLLLTADIGVAPTQALVDKLRTRLRVEGGQPGDVRAVLREELIELVGTDMDRRVQVTGADGKPGVVLVVGVNGAGKTTTVGKIARILVAEDLTVTLGAADTFRAAAVDQLATWGERVGVEVVRGPEGGDPASVAFDAVKRGTDEGVDTVLVDTAGRLQNKAGLMDELGKVKRVIEKQAPVTEVLLVLDATTGQNGLIQARVFSEIVDVTGIVLTKLDGSAKGGIVVQVQRELGVPVKLVGLGEGADDMAPFDAAAFVDALLG is encoded by the coding sequence ATGGGTGACTGGATCTACCTGATCGTCGCGATCGCCGTCGTCGGGGTGCTGACGCTCGCGGGGCTGCTGACCGCCGGGCGGCGTCGCCGCGAGCTGCCGCCGACCGGAGGCACCGACGTCGTCGCGCCGCCGCCGGCCGCGCCCGACACCGCGACCGGCACCGCGACCGAGGCGCCTCCCGCGCCGGAGGTCGAGGCGGCGCCCGAGGCGCCGGCGGCGCCGGTCGTCGAGAAGCCCGAGGGCACCGCGTCACGCCTGGTGCGGCTGCGCCAGCGGCTGTCGCGCTCGCAGGGTGGGCTCGGCCAGGGCCTGCTCGCGCTGCTCAGCCGCGACCGCCTCGACGAGGACACCTGGGAGGAGATCGAGGACCTCCTGCTCACCGCCGACATCGGCGTGGCGCCCACGCAGGCGCTCGTCGACAAGCTCCGCACCCGACTGCGCGTCGAGGGTGGCCAGCCGGGCGACGTCCGCGCGGTGCTGCGCGAGGAGCTGATCGAGCTCGTCGGCACCGACATGGACCGCCGCGTGCAGGTCACCGGGGCCGACGGCAAGCCCGGCGTCGTGCTCGTGGTCGGCGTCAACGGCGCCGGCAAGACCACCACGGTCGGCAAGATCGCCCGCATCCTCGTGGCCGAGGACCTCACCGTGACGCTCGGTGCGGCCGACACGTTCCGCGCCGCGGCCGTCGACCAGCTCGCCACGTGGGGCGAGCGCGTCGGCGTCGAGGTGGTGCGCGGCCCCGAGGGCGGTGACCCGGCCAGCGTCGCCTTCGACGCGGTCAAGCGCGGCACCGACGAGGGCGTCGACACGGTCCTGGTCGACACGGCGGGCCGGCTGCAGAACAAGGCTGGCCTGATGGACGAGCTGGGCAAGGTCAAGCGGGTCATCGAGAAGCAGGCCCCGGTCACCGAGGTGCTGCTGGTGCTCGACGCCACCACCGGGCAGAACGGCCTGATCCAGGCCCGGGTGTTCAGCGAGATCGTCGACGTCACCGGCATCGTGCTCACCAAGCTCGACGGCTCCGCCAAGGGCGGCATCGTGGTGCAGGTCCAGCGCGAGCTCGGCGTCCCGGTCAAGCTGGTCGGCCTCGGCGAGGGCGCCGACGACATGGCCCCGTTCGACGCCGCCGCCTTCGTGGACGCCCTCCTCGGCTGA
- a CDS encoding glycosyltransferase family protein, translating to MRGERRRPGQVRLDDPVDALVESGLVDVDYVAAQLGRGFTSPHEAARAVVEAGDLSPHPLFEAHWIGRRRSWQRAGQHPAVWYLSERRRRNRISPHPLVDPRIVFASTPEARLNPFGALSHWLSVAVPSTPLPTRVLPRKVSWGTYRAAAIEAAAVWREEVVVERPALVGPAGPLPATMGGSPTVTVVMAAQDAGPLVHATVASLQAQTFTDWHLVAVDRGSVDDTAAVLQGVAAFDDRVTLVRESRCSHARALNVALEHGTAEHVAFLPLGREWLPDQLAELLAHAHHSGSAVVLSGAGSVGRSRQELLAGRPVDLATTLLRRAAVKDVGGFDEGLGGAAERDLVLRLTREHEPLPVDVAVLRRPEQPPRDTGDDWASAVLERQLVDWDAAAARRTDDDLVSHVLPLGAEPRRTVEWLGALPREGSELILVGVRLRRAHHVLAASIAAVISGARFVSVPAPVSTSAATNVGIAHAEGSTVLLVRPEAMPPRQPIAERLRSALAEPGVAVAQPLVVDLDGVTLSAGARFAPGNPHPDLFLAGLPTSDALRIGTCRVAAPASPVVALRTSTAVALGGLAARFHSVLAETDLGLRARAAGLGDTVVVPDAVVTSRTPYATPDELIGAMASLRGSSHRPPDDPSADLLAAAGLEITDARNRRVTLDPDDRQAPAVLVPELVLRRVLGIHESPPRLRWAVDIAAPAAARGDRWGDTYFARSLADALERRGQHVAIDRRDARDRDSRDHDDVLLVLRGLDRVTPRPGLLNVEWIISHPDMITPDEVAGFDLVYAASTSWSARVSREWGVPVAPLLQCTDTRWFHPDRAEPDTGPALLFVGNSRGVYRYAVRSALAIGADLTLHGNDWTEFVDRDQIASGGVANEEVGALYASAGVVLNDHHLDMRRDSFASNRLFDAAACGARILSDRIDGLQEIFSGLVLPFDNERELARLAAPPYDAFPDDATRRRIATRIIAEHSFDKRAETLIDDAVRALLARS from the coding sequence ATGCGCGGTGAGCGCCGCCGCCCGGGGCAGGTACGCCTCGACGACCCCGTCGACGCGCTGGTCGAGTCCGGCCTGGTCGACGTCGACTACGTCGCCGCCCAGCTCGGGCGCGGCTTCACCTCGCCCCACGAGGCGGCCCGCGCCGTCGTCGAGGCCGGCGACCTGTCGCCGCACCCGCTGTTCGAGGCGCACTGGATCGGTCGCCGCCGGTCGTGGCAGCGCGCCGGCCAGCACCCCGCCGTCTGGTACCTCTCCGAGCGCCGGCGCCGCAATCGGATCAGCCCGCACCCGCTCGTCGACCCGCGGATCGTCTTCGCCTCGACGCCCGAGGCGCGGCTGAACCCGTTCGGCGCCCTGTCGCACTGGCTCTCGGTCGCCGTGCCGAGCACGCCGCTCCCCACCCGGGTGCTGCCGCGCAAGGTCTCGTGGGGCACCTACCGCGCCGCGGCGATCGAGGCCGCCGCCGTGTGGCGCGAGGAGGTCGTGGTCGAGCGCCCCGCCCTCGTCGGTCCTGCCGGCCCGCTGCCCGCGACCATGGGCGGCTCCCCCACCGTGACGGTCGTGATGGCGGCCCAGGACGCCGGTCCGCTGGTGCACGCCACCGTGGCCTCGCTGCAGGCGCAGACCTTCACCGACTGGCACCTCGTGGCGGTCGACCGCGGCTCGGTCGACGACACCGCGGCGGTGCTGCAGGGCGTGGCGGCGTTCGACGACCGCGTGACCCTCGTGCGCGAGTCGCGCTGCAGCCACGCCCGCGCGCTCAACGTCGCGCTCGAGCACGGCACGGCGGAGCACGTCGCCTTCCTGCCGCTGGGTCGCGAGTGGCTGCCCGACCAGCTCGCCGAGCTCCTCGCGCACGCCCACCACTCCGGCTCCGCGGTCGTGCTGTCGGGGGCCGGCTCGGTCGGCCGGAGCCGCCAGGAGCTCCTGGCCGGCCGACCGGTCGACCTCGCGACGACGCTGCTGCGCCGCGCGGCGGTCAAGGACGTCGGGGGCTTCGACGAGGGCCTCGGCGGCGCCGCCGAGCGCGACCTGGTGCTGCGCCTGACCCGTGAGCACGAGCCGCTCCCCGTCGACGTGGCGGTGCTGAGGCGGCCGGAGCAGCCGCCGCGCGACACCGGCGACGACTGGGCGTCGGCGGTCCTCGAGCGCCAGCTGGTCGACTGGGACGCGGCCGCCGCCCGCCGCACCGACGACGACCTGGTCAGCCACGTGCTGCCGCTGGGCGCCGAGCCCCGTCGGACCGTGGAGTGGCTGGGCGCCCTCCCGCGCGAGGGCTCCGAGCTGATCCTCGTCGGCGTACGCCTGCGCCGCGCCCACCACGTGCTGGCGGCGTCGATCGCGGCGGTGATCTCCGGCGCCCGGTTCGTCTCCGTCCCCGCGCCCGTCTCCACCTCCGCCGCCACCAACGTCGGCATCGCCCACGCCGAGGGCAGCACCGTCCTGCTGGTGCGTCCCGAGGCCATGCCCCCGCGCCAGCCGATCGCCGAGCGGCTGCGCTCCGCGCTCGCCGAGCCCGGCGTCGCCGTGGCCCAGCCCCTGGTCGTCGACCTCGACGGCGTGACGCTGAGCGCCGGTGCGCGGTTCGCGCCCGGCAACCCGCACCCCGACCTGTTCCTCGCCGGGCTGCCCACGAGCGACGCGCTGCGGATCGGGACCTGTCGCGTCGCGGCGCCGGCCTCCCCCGTCGTCGCGCTGCGGACCTCGACGGCCGTCGCGCTCGGCGGGCTGGCCGCGCGGTTCCACTCGGTGCTCGCCGAGACCGACCTCGGGCTGCGGGCCCGCGCGGCCGGACTGGGCGACACGGTCGTGGTGCCGGACGCGGTGGTCACCTCGCGCACCCCGTACGCCACCCCCGACGAGCTGATCGGCGCGATGGCGTCGCTCCGCGGCTCCTCGCACCGCCCGCCGGACGACCCGTCGGCCGACCTCCTCGCGGCGGCCGGCCTCGAGATCACCGACGCGCGCAACCGCCGGGTGACCCTCGACCCCGACGACCGCCAGGCCCCCGCGGTGCTGGTGCCGGAGCTGGTGCTGCGCCGCGTCCTGGGCATCCACGAGTCACCGCCGCGGCTGCGGTGGGCGGTCGACATCGCCGCACCCGCCGCCGCGCGCGGCGACCGCTGGGGCGACACCTACTTCGCCCGCTCCCTCGCCGACGCCCTCGAGCGCCGCGGCCAGCACGTCGCCATCGACCGCCGCGACGCCCGCGACCGCGACTCCCGCGACCACGACGACGTGCTGCTCGTGCTGCGCGGCCTCGACCGGGTCACGCCGCGTCCCGGGCTGCTCAACGTCGAGTGGATCATCAGCCACCCCGACATGATCACACCCGACGAGGTCGCCGGGTTCGACCTCGTCTACGCGGCCAGCACCAGCTGGTCGGCGCGCGTGTCGCGCGAGTGGGGCGTCCCCGTCGCACCGCTGCTGCAGTGCACCGACACCCGCTGGTTCCACCCCGACCGCGCCGAGCCCGACACCGGGCCCGCGCTGCTGTTCGTCGGCAACTCGCGCGGCGTCTACCGCTACGCCGTGCGCAGCGCGCTCGCCATCGGTGCCGACCTCACCCTCCACGGCAACGACTGGACCGAGTTCGTCGACCGGGACCAGATCGCCTCGGGCGGGGTGGCCAACGAGGAGGTCGGCGCGCTCTACGCCTCGGCCGGCGTCGTGCTCAACGACCACCACCTCGACATGCGGCGCGACAGCTTCGCCTCCAACCGCCTCTTCGACGCGGCCGCCTGCGGGGCACGGATCCTCAGCGACCGCATCGACGGCCTGCAGGAGATCTTCTCCGGCCTGGTCCTGCCCTTCGACAACGAGCGCGAGCTCGCCCGCCTCGCCGCGCCGCCCTACGACGCGTTCCCGGACGACGCCACCCGGCGCCGGATCGCGACGCGCATCATCGCCGAGCACAGCTTCGACAAGCGTGCGGAGACGCTCATCGACGACGCGGTCCGGGCCCTCCTCGCCCGCTCCTGA
- a CDS encoding rhamnan synthesis F family protein: protein MSRLAVMAHFDVAGELRPHVRGQVEALAASVDRLLVCTTASLQDSARTWLSERAELVERANYGYDFFSYKVGLDAAGDLTGYDEVVVCNDTYVFALDSYTPVFDEMATRPCDFWGLTGAERLAPHIQSFFIAFRPWVVSSHAFTEFWEQMEPISRRRQVIRRYEIGMSRRLYDAGFVSDTYFVETPEDRRIARERMRWWAAHRSSFPRTRAEVREWRERANEPWNPARSLADRVLDDARLPYVKIDTLRYDPYNLDADRLLDLCEKRFPERFEGVRQFLADTASYYPVRDTERLLPTPLALEPLFPRVRYSDAR, encoded by the coding sequence GTGTCCAGACTGGCCGTGATGGCGCACTTCGACGTCGCCGGGGAGCTGCGGCCCCACGTGCGCGGCCAGGTCGAGGCACTCGCCGCGTCGGTCGACCGGCTGCTGGTCTGCACGACGGCCTCCCTGCAGGACTCGGCCCGCACCTGGCTGTCCGAGCGCGCCGAGCTCGTCGAGCGCGCCAACTACGGCTACGACTTCTTCAGCTACAAGGTCGGCCTCGACGCCGCCGGCGACCTGACGGGCTACGACGAGGTCGTGGTCTGCAACGACACCTACGTCTTCGCGCTCGACTCCTACACCCCCGTGTTCGACGAGATGGCGACCCGTCCGTGCGACTTCTGGGGCCTCACCGGCGCCGAGCGGCTCGCCCCCCACATCCAGTCCTTCTTCATCGCCTTCCGCCCGTGGGTGGTGTCGTCCCACGCGTTCACCGAGTTCTGGGAGCAGATGGAGCCGATCTCGCGGCGGCGCCAGGTGATCCGCCGCTACGAGATCGGCATGTCCCGGCGCCTCTACGACGCCGGCTTCGTCTCCGACACCTACTTCGTCGAGACGCCCGAGGACCGTCGCATCGCCCGCGAGCGGATGCGCTGGTGGGCCGCCCACCGCTCCTCCTTCCCGCGCACGCGCGCGGAGGTGCGCGAGTGGCGCGAGCGGGCCAACGAGCCGTGGAACCCCGCCCGCAGCCTGGCCGACCGGGTGCTCGACGACGCCCGGCTGCCCTACGTCAAGATCGACACCCTGCGCTACGACCCCTACAACCTCGACGCCGACCGGCTGCTCGACCTGTGCGAGAAGCGGTTCCCGGAGCGCTTCGAGGGCGTACGTCAGTTCCTGGCCGACACCGCCTCCTACTACCCCGTCCGCGACACCGAGCGCCTGCTCCCCACGCCGCTCGCACTGGAGCCGCTCTTCCCCCGCGTGAGGTACTCCGATGCGCGGTGA
- a CDS encoding ammonium transporter — MDGYYAFMLVATAFVLMMTVPALALFYGGMSRSKSVLNMMMMSYVAAAIVGILYVAVGWSMGFGGDGTLFANPLELLWLDGVSTGDYVFVMFQMTFAIITAALISGAVADRMKFSAWVLFVPLWAVIVYFPMAHMVFSCTDDSLICGRIGAQDYAGGTAVHINAGVAALVLVLLLGKRIGWPKEQMRPHNLTLTMLGAGLLWMGWYGFNVGSIVFGDDPETQFPLETGRTFATTTLATMAAILGWLLVERVLHKKATSLGAASGIVAGLVAITPAAGAVNLSGAVAIGAIAGGVCAWAVGLKYKLGYDDSLDVVGVHLVGGIIGTVLIGVFSTSEGAGGVDGLVYGGGFGSLRDQVLGVLVAVAYSGVLTTVIALVVKYTIGLRLDEEDEVAGIDLAAHGESAYDLHTGTSGGRSSVLAPAAAPVSSEGANA; from the coding sequence GTGGACGGCTATTACGCCTTCATGCTGGTGGCGACCGCCTTCGTCCTGATGATGACGGTGCCCGCGCTGGCCCTGTTCTACGGCGGCATGTCCCGGTCGAAGTCCGTGCTCAACATGATGATGATGTCCTACGTCGCGGCAGCGATCGTCGGCATCCTCTACGTCGCCGTCGGCTGGTCGATGGGCTTCGGCGGCGACGGCACGCTCTTCGCCAACCCGCTCGAGCTGCTGTGGCTCGACGGCGTCTCGACCGGGGACTACGTCTTCGTGATGTTCCAGATGACCTTCGCGATCATCACGGCCGCGCTGATCAGCGGCGCGGTCGCGGACCGGATGAAGTTCTCCGCCTGGGTGCTGTTCGTGCCGCTCTGGGCCGTCATCGTCTACTTCCCGATGGCCCACATGGTCTTCAGCTGCACCGACGACTCCCTCATCTGCGGCCGGATCGGTGCCCAGGACTACGCGGGCGGCACGGCGGTCCACATCAACGCCGGTGTCGCGGCGCTCGTGCTGGTGCTGCTGCTCGGCAAGCGGATCGGCTGGCCGAAGGAGCAGATGCGTCCGCACAACCTGACGCTCACCATGCTCGGCGCGGGCCTGCTGTGGATGGGCTGGTACGGCTTCAACGTCGGGTCGATCGTCTTCGGCGACGACCCGGAGACCCAGTTCCCGCTCGAGACCGGCCGCACCTTCGCGACCACCACGCTCGCCACGATGGCCGCGATCCTCGGCTGGCTGCTCGTCGAGCGGGTGCTGCACAAGAAGGCCACCTCGCTCGGTGCGGCCTCGGGCATCGTCGCCGGCCTCGTCGCGATCACCCCCGCCGCCGGCGCGGTCAACCTCTCCGGCGCCGTCGCGATCGGCGCGATCGCCGGCGGTGTCTGCGCCTGGGCCGTCGGCCTGAAGTACAAGCTGGGCTACGACGACTCGCTCGACGTGGTCGGCGTGCACCTCGTCGGTGGCATCATCGGCACCGTGCTGATCGGGGTGTTCTCCACCTCCGAGGGCGCCGGTGGCGTCGACGGACTCGTCTACGGCGGCGGCTTCGGCTCCCTCCGTGACCAGGTCCTCGGCGTGCTCGTCGCGGTCGCCTACTCCGGCGTGCTCACCACCGTCATCGCCCTCGTGGTGAAGTACACGATCGGGCTGCGCCTCGACGAGGAGGACGAGGTGGCCGGCATCGACCTCGCCGCCCACGGCGAGTCGGCCTACGACCTGCACACCGGCACCAGCGGCGGCCGCTCCAGCGTCCTCGCCCCCGCCGCCGCCCCCGTCTCCAGCGAAGGAGCCAACGCATGA